One window of Robiginitalea biformata HTCC2501 genomic DNA carries:
- a CDS encoding DUF3127 domain-containing protein: MEIQGTIKVIEETKTYGSNGFRKREMVVTTDEQYPQHLLVEFVQDKTNLLDKFQVGQQVKVSIDLRGREWVSPQGDTKYFNSIQGWRIENLQEATPGDDIPPVPPADAFEPADNLKEEDYDDLPF, encoded by the coding sequence ATGGAGATTCAAGGAACCATCAAAGTAATCGAGGAAACCAAAACATACGGAAGCAATGGCTTCCGCAAGCGGGAAATGGTAGTAACCACGGACGAACAGTACCCGCAGCACCTGCTGGTGGAATTTGTACAGGACAAGACCAACCTGCTGGACAAGTTCCAGGTAGGCCAGCAAGTCAAGGTAAGCATCGACCTGCGCGGTCGGGAATGGGTAAGCCCGCAGGGCGATACCAAGTATTTCAATTCCATCCAGGGCTGGCGCATCGAGAACCTTCAGGAAGCGACCCCGGGCGATGACATTCCCCCGGTACCCCCGGCCGATGCCTTTGAGCCGGCGGACAACCTCAAGGAAGAGGATTACGACGACCTGCCGTTTTAA
- a CDS encoding flavin reductase family protein: MTSGTLSLLPEDLETRELHAFLLGAVAPRPIAFASTVDAGGTPNLAPFSYFNVFGTNPPVLIFSPARRVRDNTVKHTLLNAEKTREVVVNMVSYEMVQQMSLASTEYPEGVNEFEKAGFGMVPSDLVKPYRVAEAPAQFECRVTRIMPLGEGGGSGNLIFCEVVKIHLKKNILSPPGLPDPKKMDLVARLGGNWYSRAAAGLFEVPKPLSSLGIGVDAIPEPIRLSKVLTGNDLGRLGNVEKLPDAAEVSAFVSSDVNARKVISARDTEALHRRAQQYLEGGDVHTAWKLLLAGLE, from the coding sequence ATGACCTCAGGCACCCTGTCACTCTTGCCGGAAGACTTGGAAACACGGGAGTTACACGCGTTTTTACTCGGTGCGGTAGCCCCGCGTCCCATCGCCTTTGCAAGCACGGTGGATGCCGGGGGAACCCCCAACCTGGCGCCGTTCAGTTATTTCAATGTTTTCGGGACCAACCCGCCGGTGCTCATCTTTTCGCCGGCCAGGCGCGTCCGGGACAATACGGTAAAACACACGTTGCTGAATGCCGAAAAGACCCGGGAGGTGGTCGTCAATATGGTGTCCTATGAAATGGTACAGCAGATGTCCCTGGCGAGCACGGAATACCCGGAAGGGGTGAACGAATTTGAAAAGGCGGGGTTTGGCATGGTGCCTTCCGATTTGGTGAAACCCTACCGGGTGGCCGAAGCCCCGGCCCAGTTTGAGTGCCGGGTAACCCGGATCATGCCGTTGGGTGAAGGGGGAGGCTCCGGGAACCTGATATTCTGCGAGGTGGTCAAAATCCACCTGAAAAAAAATATATTGTCCCCTCCGGGATTGCCCGATCCCAAGAAAATGGACCTGGTGGCCCGTTTGGGGGGAAACTGGTACAGCCGGGCAGCTGCCGGGCTTTTTGAAGTCCCGAAGCCGCTGTCGAGCCTCGGCATAGGGGTAGACGCCATCCCGGAACCCATACGGCTCAGCAAGGTGCTGACCGGCAACGACCTCGGAAGGCTTGGCAACGTGGAAAAACTGCCGGATGCCGCCGAGGTCAGCGCCTTTGTTTCCTCGGACGTCAACGCCCGTAAAGTAATCAGCGCCCGGGATACCGAGGCGCTGCACCGCAGGGCACAGCAATACCTGGAAGGCGGGGACGTCCATACCGCGTGGAAGTTGTTGTTGGCTGGACTGGAATGA